In Gorilla gorilla gorilla isolate KB3781 chromosome 12, NHGRI_mGorGor1-v2.1_pri, whole genome shotgun sequence, the following are encoded in one genomic region:
- the LOC101130079 gene encoding small ribosomal subunit protein uS2-like, producing the protein MSGALDVLQMKEEDVLKFLAAGTHLGGTNLDFQTEQYIYKRKSDGIYIINLKRTWEKLLLAARAIVAIENPADVSVISSRNTDQRAVLKFAAATGATPIAGCFTPGTFTNQIQAAFREPRLLVVTDPRADHQPLTEASYVNLPTIALCNTDSPLRYVDIVIPCNNKGAHSVGLMWWMLAREVLRMHGTISHEHPWEVMPDLYFYRDPEEIEREEQAAAEKAVTKEEFQGEWTAPAPEFTATQPEVADWSEGVQVPSVPIPY; encoded by the coding sequence ATGTCCGGAGCCCTTGATGTCCTGCAAATGAAGGAGGAGGATGTCCTTAAGTTCCTTGCAGCAGGAACCCACTTAGGTGGCACCAATCTTGACTTCCAGACGGAACAGTACatctataaaaggaaaagtgATGGCATCTATATCATAAATCTGAAGAGGACCTGGGAGAAGCTTCTGCTGGCAGCTCGTGCTATTGTTGCCATTGAAAACCCTGCTGATGTCAGTGTTATATCCTCCAGGAATACTGACCAGAGGGCCGTGCTGAAGTTTGCTGCTGCCACTGGAGCCACTCCAATTGCTGGCTGCTTCACTCCTGGAACCTTCACTAACCAGATCCAGGCAGCCTTCCGGGAGCCACGGCTTCTTGTGGTTACTGACCCCAGGGCTGACCACCAGCCTCTCACGGAGGCATCTTATGTTAACCTACCTACCATTGCGCTGTGTAACACAGATTCTCCTCTGCGCTATGTGGACATTGTCATCCCATGCAACAACAAGGGAGCTCACTCAGTGGGTTTGATGTGGTGGATGCTGGCTCGGGAAGTTCTGCGCATGCATGGCACCATTTCCCATGAACACCCATGGGAGGTCATGCCTGATCTGTACTTCTACAGAGATCCTGAAGAGATTGAAAGAGAAGAGCAGGCTGCTGCTGAAAAGGCAGTGACCAAGGAGGAATTTCAGGGTGAATGGACTGCTCCAGCTCCTGAGTTCACTGCTACTCAGCCTGAGGTTGCAGACTGGTCTGAAGGGGTACAGGTGCCCTCTGTGCCTATTCCCTACTGA